One window from the genome of Mucilaginibacter ginsenosidivorans encodes:
- a CDS encoding SRPBCC family protein, whose amino-acid sequence MEKQNFTISISAGISAEEAIKKISNVPAWWGITFSGNSEKQNDQFVVKMGGDSFFDFTVTELIPGKRVVWSITDCNMPWYSDKKEWANTRLIFDLKETGGATALTFTHDGLTPDVECYNDCAPGWTHWIKTSLFSYFTTGQGVFRPATK is encoded by the coding sequence ATGGAAAAGCAAAATTTCACGATCAGTATTTCTGCGGGGATCAGCGCAGAAGAAGCGATCAAAAAGATCAGCAATGTGCCTGCGTGGTGGGGCATAACCTTTAGCGGAAATTCTGAAAAACAAAATGATCAGTTTGTAGTAAAAATGGGGGGCGACTCGTTCTTCGACTTTACCGTAACGGAGTTGATTCCAGGCAAAAGAGTAGTATGGTCAATTACAGATTGTAACATGCCCTGGTATTCCGATAAAAAGGAATGGGCCAATACAAGGTTGATATTCGACCTTAAGGAAACCGGCGGTGCAACGGCGTTGACCTTTACCCATGATGGGCTAACACCCGATGTTGAATGTTACAATGATTGCGCGCCCGGCTGGACCCACTGGATCAAAACAAGTTTATTTTCCTATTTCACCACCGGACAAGGCGTTTTCAGGCCAGCCACCAAATAG
- a CDS encoding VOC family protein: MEKVIFGNHSSVIVPRKDRESIRRFYCDVLGGKITKAEDDRDFVRLGDNFYIAFLYGDVSDVNDFLRTARSIWLEIKSDNVAETAKKILDFGVLKLDIPDPHLYFQAPGGQVLRLTGIGEDMSFYEGNGAGPDVAKVKQAVGKKY; encoded by the coding sequence ATGGAAAAGGTAATTTTTGGGAACCATTCGTCGGTCATAGTTCCGCGAAAGGACCGCGAAAGCATTCGCCGGTTTTATTGTGACGTCCTTGGCGGAAAGATCACGAAGGCAGAAGATGACAGGGACTTTGTGCGCCTGGGCGACAATTTCTATATCGCATTTCTTTATGGCGATGTATCGGATGTGAACGATTTCTTACGAACCGCACGGTCGATCTGGCTCGAGATCAAATCGGATAATGTAGCGGAAACGGCGAAAAAAATTCTTGATTTCGGCGTATTAAAGCTTGACATACCCGATCCTCACCTGTACTTTCAGGCTCCCGGGGGGCAGGTTTTACGGCTCACGGGCATCGGCGAGGACATGTCTTTCTACGAGGGGAACGGAGCAGGCCCCGACGTTGCAAAGGTAAAACAGGCAGTGGGCAAGAAATATTAA
- a CDS encoding helix-turn-helix domain-containing protein, with protein MTDFRFIPVTPHPSLGPYIAKMCIFESGGRLPVSERKLIVPNANFKLTLTYRNGIEARVGDRSFVQSENKLSLTGLIDLPVLLDPQMDVPTGTIIIEFNPLGAYRFFRLSYDELKNQIVDLEHLAGNCAGELQSQLAETTSVMEKLQLLQNFLIRLLDKTEADPIYDYCIKRISDSKGMVSVAQLEKETGYSSRWIHTKFSEHLGTGPKNLAEITRFKQFYQAFSAGAGHQALKEQIYHHYHDQSHFIRAFRRFTGTTPTDLQNSTNELSTRNFTA; from the coding sequence ATGACAGATTTCCGATTTATTCCGGTCACACCTCATCCATCGTTGGGTCCGTACATAGCCAAAATGTGTATTTTCGAAAGCGGCGGCCGTCTTCCTGTGTCCGAAAGAAAGCTGATTGTCCCCAATGCAAATTTTAAATTAACCCTTACTTACCGCAATGGTATCGAGGCTCGTGTAGGCGACAGGTCATTTGTTCAAAGTGAAAATAAGCTTAGCTTAACTGGCCTGATCGATTTACCCGTTCTGCTCGACCCGCAAATGGACGTGCCCACCGGCACAATTATCATCGAGTTTAACCCGCTCGGGGCCTATCGTTTCTTTCGCTTATCGTATGATGAGCTGAAAAATCAAATTGTCGACCTGGAACACCTGGCAGGCAACTGCGCCGGCGAACTTCAGTCGCAGCTTGCCGAAACAACTTCTGTGATGGAAAAATTACAGCTGCTGCAGAATTTCCTGATCAGACTGCTGGATAAGACCGAAGCCGATCCGATCTATGACTACTGCATTAAACGGATATCGGACTCCAAGGGCATGGTTAGTGTAGCGCAGCTCGAAAAGGAAACGGGCTATAGTTCGCGTTGGATTCATACCAAATTTTCGGAACACCTCGGCACCGGACCTAAAAACCTTGCGGAGATAACGCGGTTTAAGCAATTTTACCAGGCATTCTCGGCCGGCGCTGGCCACCAAGCCTTAAAAGAACAGATTTACCACCATTATCACGACCAGTCTCATTTCATCAGAGCATTCAGGCGTTTCACCGGCACCACGCCTACCGATCTGCAAAACAGCACGAACGAGCTCAGCACCCGCAACTTTACTGCCTGA